The genomic stretch CGGAGGACGTGACTTCCCCTATAGACAGCCCGCCCTTTGACAGGTCTGCCGTTGACGGCTACGCCCTCCGGGCTGAGGACACGTTTCCGGCGAGGGAGTACAGCCCGGTCGAGCTCAGGGTGATAGACGAGATCACCGCGGGAGAGGAGAGCGGAGTCAAGGTTGAGCCCGGAACCGCTGTAAAGCTCATGACGGGGGCAAAGATGCCGGAGGGAGCGAATGCCGTCATCATGCAGGAGATGGTAGAGCGCGAGGGGGACCTCATAAGGGTTCTCCGGCCGGTTGCCCCGGGCGGGAACGTGGCCTTCGCGGGAGAGGACGTGAAGAAGGGCGAGGTTGTTCTGAGAAAGGGCCAGATTTTAAGGCCTCAGGACCTTGCACTCCTCAAGAGCCTCGGCTTTAAGACGGTAAAGGTCAAGAAGAAGCCCCGCGTTGGGATAATAATAACCGGCGACGAGCTGATTGAGGAGTTCGATGAGGACGCACTGAGGTCTGGAAAAATCATGGAGAGCAACTCCGCCATGCTGACCGGCCTGGTCAGAGAGTACTTTGGAGAGCCGGTTTTCTACGGCGTCGTCCCCGATGAGGAAGATGCCATCGGGTCTGCAATAGGGAGGGCAAAGGCCGAGAACGACCTCGTCCTCGTCACGGGAGGTTCCGCCTTCGGCGACAAGGATTTTGCCCACCGCTTTGTCAAACCCCTCTTCCACGGGACGACGATAAAACCGGGAAGGCCAATAGGCTACGGAGAGAGGGTCTTCATAATGAGCGGCTACCCTGCGGCCGTTTTCGCCCAGTTCCACCTCTACGTCAAACACGC from Thermococcus sp. 21S7 encodes the following:
- the glp gene encoding gephyrin-like molybdotransferase Glp, which encodes MKEFKRLTPYGEALKLLLNDLAEVPDAEELPLNEALGRVLAEDVTSPIDSPPFDRSAVDGYALRAEDTFPAREYSPVELRVIDEITAGEESGVKVEPGTAVKLMTGAKMPEGANAVIMQEMVEREGDLIRVLRPVAPGGNVAFAGEDVKKGEVVLRKGQILRPQDLALLKSLGFKTVKVKKKPRVGIIITGDELIEEFDEDALRSGKIMESNSAMLTGLVREYFGEPVFYGVVPDEEDAIGSAIGRAKAENDLVLVTGGSAFGDKDFAHRFVKPLFHGTTIKPGRPIGYGERVFIMSGYPAAVFAQFHLYVKHALAKLVGARDYEVKVYARLTERVSSQLGRHEFVKVWYENGKVRPIRKKGSGIISSLVESNGYIVIPEDSEGHLEGETVEVVLY